A window of Gasterosteus aculeatus chromosome 9, fGasAcu3.hap1.1, whole genome shotgun sequence contains these coding sequences:
- the LOC120825782 gene encoding uncharacterized protein LOC120825782 isoform X5 has protein sequence MPERVEAKREGARSLETGAHGAVFSNKNSKFALSWDFGDGGQQALDGLTFWIGPVFGSSVCPLWIFEGGASGSHSGPEMQKLSEKKRAQRAHHLAVHTDRHLHLAPTLRLEPSATFPLANNTRGNHFLFGPVAGAAAVTAFRLAQIETCVQIALQQLATLATITIGNHCHNDNGFALALPPHLALLSLLNRPQVSSVGFNVSTNRKTYRNKSLSAAMYHQHSQQQGPPPFSSGPRPPHHQQPPNPHQNRPPSNMLSPVMGFQFPRPTQLPDELESALAIRGARDVDHRHIDHMNQPNQHQNQGSASGISQHGSYGSNPMTLSSDNQSGQQQGVDWSSYQPPTKLFASPPPSAGHQSQRQQGPQQQPQSSHAGTSIPSWAATVSDSPSPQARHPNAGGSGGSGDGPALYTPESAGSILASFGLSNEDLEVLSHYPDDQLTPDTLPFILRDIQINKTGNQKTVASTSSSSFPRSVRDMPLPPSRSSPLKRSRSPEVPSLLTVTQTAGKVIDYGHASRAKAETGTRETFKRERLSNDRTVKMYPSFSSSAPKLEKTERRQVRLEHNESSKHGDRDYRRTGSDHRKSSRSPGREFARSSKSRNLDRDYRRDAPKPRPPSEAKSEASSRRSLSSSSGSRPRVSSKKLPTPTMISDFSAVSPKVYPHTCSLCHSQCDQEKDWVDHVNTVNHTAACRDLRNKYPGWKPYLPSRSGRYGSRALWDPMAHSPSHSVSRSLSGSRTPSPPPSKHRVAPRPHRANKGPFSPHNQARLQYYKEHPPQRGVKRPHEDFNKFSPGAGQHPPSSKAGYSSKHGPLQTPAKTGKSGTKPGTKPTKTSAKVPPAKRKKKTVPPASQDPFDANRLVYLTGIPKDASEQDVTDLVGSFGKINNVILMACSEEERHNGEGQKASVCMVKADCALTLANSTNLSIRGQQISASIAKKTKAGPSLDTTNSKPAPVQDNADPEGESGIKTRNCESATPADKIVGEADQKTSDESMVLITGLPESGWTESDILQLVQTFGTPSDVITATQIGKVLVSVPDMEVAQEMVKVHTSKPARIQDRELKMTHLRPRVGLNTPVALYNLLMGSLDPLESSVAVGWSSLLVISNVPSTPSGPAEVQKLVRRFGTVIKTLELNNMVICEMATAAMALSVYKRFQKFPCIIHNNPLFFSRKPDPKVNTQTKVVPASLDSAEDITATGTGSQAADKDKDTTHTESSDSPSEGIKKEGDSKDAKLQSTDKTVGEDEALKENRSQDEDMKKDPLTVAASDSLAAPQTEADLETHLRERSDVETVLETVEENKGVDNETHADEETKTKTSSSDGEAASQEAAMPEHPEVTQEMVNALLVECRTRTVGPAAPSNGGHGVAHMETERSNKAAEETKEQAKSHTEDHLKKKDRELKEKAARKEKEARDKQRREKERRDWEKKERTRREREQNEKARRDREEERREREWRERKRAYSEGLSGSRPSSWSEGHKQSSWSDGQCNNTEAETEMVDEEFDDFPFNLSDFVTVDEVGDVNDLPSSTSPSVPMETAEGGEDAPTSVQQESPGVMPTAVSTETCVSDVPAPLVTGDEPVTVSTAVTSDVFQSSDLIAAASTDAALGDASREDASQGNASQGDTSQGDASQGDASREDASQGDASQGDASRGDASQADASQADASQAGASQAGASQADASQAGASQADASQAGASQAGASQAGAPTSRTPAPTCPPKAPETTPLIEAALTAILDSTTEVEPAAPAGASSNSPAGVVTSQRESGENGLQHNQATTEDMAFDKTEEGENKRDVKTEAPSVDIGKHERSEDPDTNTEEAVQRLLTAHSLPPFNPSSPVGLEYLVPKTGFFCKVCNRFFTGAKEAERNHCKTLKHYENLQKYLKTLELADVSVKPDSA, from the exons ATGCCAGAGAGGGTGGAGgcaaaaagagagggagcgaggtcACTTGAAACGGGCGCACACGGAGCAGTGTTCAGCAACAAGAATTCAAAGTTTGCACTTAGTTGGGACTTTGGAGATGGTGGGCAGCAGGCCTTGGACGGTCTCACATTCTGGATTGGTCCCGTCTTTGGCTCTTCAGTCTGTCCTTTGTGGATCTTTGAGGGTGGTGCTTCGGGCTCCCACAGTGGTCCGGAGATGCAGAAGCTCAGCGAGAAGAAGCGAGCTCAGAGGGCTCATCA CCTCGCTGTGCACACTGACAGACATTTGCACCTCGCTCCTACCCTTCGTTTGGAGCCCAGTGCAACATTCCCCCTGGCCAACAACACCAGAGGGAACCATTTCCTATTTGGACCTGTGGCTGGTGCTGCCGCAGTGACAGCTTTCCGATTGGCTCAGATTGAGACTTGTGTGCAGATTGCTCTTCAGCAGCTTGCTACACTAGCGACCATCACCATTGGCAACCACTGTCACAACGACAACGGATTTGCGTTGGCACTGCCGCCTCACCTGGCCCTCCTGAGTCTCCTCAATAGACCGCAGGTTTCATCAGTTGGGTTTAACGTgagcacaaacagaaaaacGTACAGAAACAAAAGTCTTTCTGCTGCCATGTACCACCAGCACTCCCAACAACAAGGGCCACCGCCTTTCTCTAGTGGGCCGAGACCTCCTCATCATCAGCAGCCCCCAAATCCGCATCAGAATCGTCCTCCCTCGAATATGCTGTCGCCGGTGATGGGTTTCCAGTTCCCTCGTCCTACACAGCTTCCCGATGAGCTGGAGTCTGCCCTGGCTATCCGGGGTGCTAGAGATGTGGATCACCGCCACATTGACCACATGAACCAACCGAACCAACACCAGAACCAAGGCTCTGCTTCTGGGATCAGTCAACATGGAAGTTACGGCTCTAACCCAATGACACTCTCCTCCGATAATCAGTCCGGTCAACAGCAAGGAGTAGACTGGTCCAGCTACCAACCTCCAACTAAACTATTTGCAAGTCCTCCGCCGAGTGCTGGCCATCAGTCCCAAAGACAACAGGGGCCTCAACAGCAGCCACAGAGCAGCCATGCTGGAACAAGCATCCCAAGCTGGGCAGCCACAGTAAGTGACTCGCCATCCCCGCAAGCACGGCACCCCAATGCTGGCGGAAGTGGTGGCAGTGGGGATGGTCCGGCTTTGTACACACCAGAGAGTGCAGGAAGCATCCTGGCTAGCTTTGGACTCTCAAATGAGGACTTAGAAGTGCTGAGTCACTACCCTGATGATCAGCTGACCCCAGATACTTTACCGTTCATACTTCGTGACATCCAAATCAACAAGACGGGCAACCAGAAGACTGTGGCCTCTACGTCGTCATCGTCCTTCCCACGCAGTGTTCGTGATATGCCGCTGCCTCCTTCCCGCTCTTCACCATTGAAACGTTCACGCTCACCAGAAGTGCCCAGCCTTCTTACTGTTACACAGACAGCCGGCAAAGTCATTGACTATGGTCATGCCAGTAGGGCGAAGGCAGAGACTGGTACCAGAGAAACATTCAAGAGAGAGCGGCTCTCCAATGACAGGACAGTTAAAATGTACCCGTCATTCTCGTCATCAGCTCCAAAGTTGGAGAAAACAGAAAGGCGGCAGGTTCGTCTGGAACACAATGAGTCAAGTAAGCACGGAGACCGGGACTATCGCAGGACGGGTAGCGACCATCGCAAGAGCAGTCGGTCACCTGGGAGAGAATTTGCACGGTCATCCAAATCTCGTAATCTGGACCGGGACTACAGGCGCGACGCACCCAAACCTAGGCCGCCATCTGAAGCCAAAAGCGAAGCATCCTCGAGACGGTCTCTGTCCTCTTCGTCTGGCTCAAGACCACGCGTCAGCAGCAAAAAGTTACCGACCCCCACCATGATAAGTGATTTCTCAGCTGTGTCGCCAAAGGTGTATCCCCATACCTGCTCCCTGTGCCACTCACAGTGTGATCAGGAAAAG GACTGGGTTGACCATGTTAACACCGTCAACCACACTGCTGCCTGCAGAGACCTGCGCAACAA GTACCCTGGCTGGAAACCGTATCTACCAAG TCGGAGCGGCCGATATGGCAGCCGGGCTCTGTGGGACCCCATGGCCCACTCTCCATCCCACTCGGTGTCTCGATCGCTCTCTGGCTCTCGCACCCCAAGTCCTCCTCCCAGCAAGCACCGAGTGGCCCCCCGTCCCCACAGGGCGAACAAGGgccctttctctcctcacaaTCAGGCCCGGCTGCAATACTACAAAG AGCATCCTCCTCAAAGGGGCGTGAAGCGTCCTCATGAGGATTTCAACAAGTTCTCGCCCGGAGCCGGCCAACATCCCCCCTCCTCTAAGGCGGGTTATAGCTCCAAACACGGACCACTACAGACCCCCGCCAAAACGGGCAAGAGTGGGACGAAGCCCGGAACCAAGCCGACCAAGACG TCTGCCAAAGTCCCACCAGCCAAGCGGAAGAAGAAAACGGTCCCTCCCGCCTCCCAGGACCCGTTTGATGCAAACCGCCTGGTGTATCTGACAGGCATCCCGAAGGATGCGTCCGAGCAGGATGTCACCGACTTGGTGGGGTCCTTCGGCAAGATCAACAATGTGATCCTCATGGCGTgctcggaggaggagagacacaaCGGGGAAGGACAAAAG GCGTCTGTTTGCATGGTGAAGGCTGATTGCGCCCTGACGTTGGCCAACTCCACAAATCTCTCCATCAGAGGCCAACAAATCAGTGCTTCAATCGCAAAG aaaacTAAAGCAGGCCCGTCTTTGGACACGACCAACAG CAAACCGGCTCCAGTGCAGGACAACGCAGACCCCGAGGGAGAATCTGGTATCAAGACGAGGAACTGTGAGTCTGCAACACCTGCCGACAAAATAG TAGGCGAGGCTGACCAGAAGACGTCTGATGAG AGCATGGTGTTGATCACAGGACTTCCGGAGAGCGGCTGGACGGAGAGCGACATCCTCCAGCTGGTCCAGACCTTCGGAACTCCCTCCGACGTCATCACTGCAACACAAATCGGAAAG GTCCTCGTGTCAGTGCCAGACATGGAGGTTGCTCAAGAGATGGTGAAAGTCCACACCTCCAAGCCGGCAAGGATTCAAGACCGTGAGCTGAAGATGACGCATCTCCGGCCGCGCGTTGGCCTCAACACGCCG GTGGCTCTCTACAACCTGCTGATGGGATCACTGGACCCGTTG GAGAGTTCTGTTGCTGTCGGCTGGAGCAGCCTGTTGGTGATCAGTAATGTTCCCAGCACGCCGTCCGGCCCTGCCGAGGTCCAGAAACTGGTGCGACGCTTTGGTACTGTCATCAAGACCCTGGAGCTCAACAATATG GTCATTTGTGAGATGGCGACTGCAGCTATGGCCTTGTCCGTGTACAAGCGCTTCCAGAAGTTCCCGTGCATCATCCACAACAACCCGCTGTTCTTCTCCCGCAAGCCTGACCCCAAAGTCAACACTCAGACCAAAGTCGTCCCGGCATCCCTGGACTCAGCTGAG GACATCACTGCGACTGGCACAGGCAGCCAAGCagcagacaaagacaaagacacaacgcACACAGAGAGTTCTGATTCTCCATCAGAGGGGATCAAAAAAGAAGGCGATAGTAAGGATGCCAAGCTGCAAAGCACCGACAAGACGGTTGGTGAAGACGAAGCCTTGAAAGAAAACAGGAGCCAAGATGAGGACATGAAAAAAGACCCGCTCACTGTTGCTGCTTCTGACTCTTTGGCTGCACCACAAACCGAAGCAGATCTGGAGACACACCTGAGGGAAAGATCAGATGTTGAAACGGTTCTGGAGACAGTCGAGGAGAACAAAGGTGTCGATAACGAGACTCATGCTGatgaagagacaaagacaaagacttcTAGTTCTGACGGCGAAGCAGCTTCCCAGGAGGCGGCCATGCCAGAGCACCCAGAG GTTACACAGGAGATGGTGAACGCACTGCTTGTGGAGTGCAGAACAAGAACCGTGGGCCCAGCAGCTCCCTCCAACGGGGGACACGGGGTGGCGCACATGGAGACAGAGCGGAGTAACAAAGCAGCCGAGGAGACCAAAGAGCAAGCCAAGAGCCACACAGAGGACCACTTGAAGAAGAAGGACCGGGAGCTAAAAGAGAAGGCGGCAcgaaaggagaaggaggccagggacaagcagaggagggaaaaggagaggagggactgggagaagaaggagaggaccAGGCGAGAGAGGGAGCAGAATGAAAAGGCCAgacgggacagagaggaggagaggagagaaagagagtggcgggagaggaagagagcctACAGTGAAGGTCTGTCAGGGTCACGGCCGTCCTCCTGGTCCGAGGGACACAAGCAGAGCTCCTGGAGTGATGGACAGTGCAACAACACTGAAGCAGAGACCGAAATG GTGGACGAGGAGTTTGATGACTTCCCATTCAACTTAAGCGACTTTGTGACAGTAGATGAAGTTGGAGATGTGAACGACCTTCCTTCCTCTACTTCCCCCTCGGTTCCCATGGAAACCGccgagggaggggaggatgcTCCTACGTCCGTCCAACAGGAATCTCCAGGG GTCATGCCCACGGCGGTTTCCACGGAAACATGCGTGTCAGATGTCCCAGCACCCCTGGTGACGGGTGATGAACCTGTGACTGTGTCGACAGCTGTGACGTCAGATGTTTTTCAGTCATCAGATTTAATTGCTGCAGCTTCCACGGACGCAGCACTGGGGGACGCTTCGCGAGAGGACGCTTCACAGGGGAACGCTTCGCAGGGGGACACTTCACAGGGGGACGCTTCACAGGGGGACGCTTCGCGAGAGGACGCTTCACAGGGGGACGCTTCACAGGGGGACGCTTCACGAGGTGACGCTTCGCAGGCGGACGCTTCGCAGGCGGACGCTTCGCAGGCGGGCGCTTCGCAGGCGGGCGCTTCGCAGGCGGACGCTTCGCAGGCGGGCGCTTCGCAGGCGGACGCTTCGCAGGCGGGCGCTTCGCAGGCGGGCGCTTCGCAGGCGGGCGCTCCAACCAGCCGAACGCCTGCGCCAACATGTCCACCAAAAGCACCGGAGACCACACCTCTGATAG
- the LOC120825782 gene encoding uncharacterized protein LOC120825782 isoform X1 translates to MPERVEAKREGARSLETGAHGAVFSNKNSKFALSWDFGDGGQQALDGLTFWIGPVFGSSVCPLWIFEGGASGSHSGPEMQKLSEKKRAQRAHQKALWDYKKYNLSLAVHTDRHLHLAPTLRLEPSATFPLANNTRGNHFLFGPVAGAAAVTAFRLAQIETCVQIALQQLATLATITIGNHCHNDNGFALALPPHLALLSLLNRPQVSSVGFNVSTNRKTYRNKSLSAAMYHQHSQQQGPPPFSSGPRPPHHQQPPNPHQNRPPSNMLSPVMGFQFPRPTQLPDELESALAIRGARDVDHRHIDHMNQPNQHQNQGSASGISQHGSYGSNPMTLSSDNQSGQQQGVDWSSYQPPTKLFASPPPSAGHQSQRQQGPQQQPQSSHAGTSIPSWAATVSDSPSPQARHPNAGGSGGSGDGPALYTPESAGSILASFGLSNEDLEVLSHYPDDQLTPDTLPFILRDIQINKTGNQKTVASTSSSSFPRSVRDMPLPPSRSSPLKRSRSPEVPSLLTVTQTAGKVIDYGHASRAKAETGTRETFKRERLSNDRTVKMYPSFSSSAPKLEKTERRQVRLEHNESSKHGDRDYRRTGSDHRKSSRSPGREFARSSKSRNLDRDYRRDAPKPRPPSEAKSEASSRRSLSSSSGSRPRVSSKKLPTPTMISDFSAVSPKVYPHTCSLCHSQCDQEKDWVDHVNTVNHTAACRDLRNKYPGWKPYLPSRSGRYGSRALWDPMAHSPSHSVSRSLSGSRTPSPPPSKHRVAPRPHRANKGPFSPHNQARLQYYKEHPPQRGVKRPHEDFNKFSPGAGQHPPSSKAGYSSKHGPLQTPAKTGKSGTKPGTKPTKTSAKVPPAKRKKKTVPPASQDPFDANRLVYLTGIPKDASEQDVTDLVGSFGKINNVILMACSEEERHNGEGQKASVCMVKADCALTLANSTNLSIRGQQISASIAKKTKAGPSLDTTNSKPAPVQDNADPEGESGIKTRNCESATPADKIVGEADQKTSDESMVLITGLPESGWTESDILQLVQTFGTPSDVITATQIGKVLVSVPDMEVAQEMVKVHTSKPARIQDRELKMTHLRPRVGLNTPVALYNLLMGSLDPLESSVAVGWSSLLVISNVPSTPSGPAEVQKLVRRFGTVIKTLELNNMVICEMATAAMALSVYKRFQKFPCIIHNNPLFFSRKPDPKVNTQTKVVPASLDSAEDITATGTGSQAADKDKDTTHTESSDSPSEGIKKEGDSKDAKLQSTDKTVGEDEALKENRSQDEDMKKDPLTVAASDSLAAPQTEADLETHLRERSDVETVLETVEENKGVDNETHADEETKTKTSSSDGEAASQEAAMPEHPEVTQEMVNALLVECRTRTVGPAAPSNGGHGVAHMETERSNKAAEETKEQAKSHTEDHLKKKDRELKEKAARKEKEARDKQRREKERRDWEKKERTRREREQNEKARRDREEERREREWRERKRAYSEGLSGSRPSSWSEGHKQSSWSDGQCNNTEAETEMVDEEFDDFPFNLSDFVTVDEVGDVNDLPSSTSPSVPMETAEGGEDAPTSVQQESPGVMPTAVSTETCVSDVPAPLVTGDEPVTVSTAVTSDVFQSSDLIAAASTDAALGDASREDASQGNASQGDTSQGDASQGDASREDASQGDASQGDASRGDASQADASQADASQAGASQAGASQADASQAGASQADASQAGASQAGASQAGAPTSRTPAPTCPPKAPETTPLIEAALTAILDSTTEVEPAAPAGASSNSPAGVVTSQRESGENGLQHNQATTEDMAFDKTEEGENKRDVKTEAPSVDIGKHERSEDPDTNTEEAVQRLLTAHSLPPFNPSSPVGLEYLVPKTGFFCKVCNRFFTGAKEAERNHCKTLKHYENLQKYLKTLELADVSVKPDSA, encoded by the exons ATGCCAGAGAGGGTGGAGgcaaaaagagagggagcgaggtcACTTGAAACGGGCGCACACGGAGCAGTGTTCAGCAACAAGAATTCAAAGTTTGCACTTAGTTGGGACTTTGGAGATGGTGGGCAGCAGGCCTTGGACGGTCTCACATTCTGGATTGGTCCCGTCTTTGGCTCTTCAGTCTGTCCTTTGTGGATCTTTGAGGGTGGTGCTTCGGGCTCCCACAGTGGTCCGGAGATGCAGAAGCTCAGCGAGAAGAAGCGAGCTCAGAGGGCTCATCA AAAAGCACTGTGGGACTACAAGAAATACAACTTGAG CCTCGCTGTGCACACTGACAGACATTTGCACCTCGCTCCTACCCTTCGTTTGGAGCCCAGTGCAACATTCCCCCTGGCCAACAACACCAGAGGGAACCATTTCCTATTTGGACCTGTGGCTGGTGCTGCCGCAGTGACAGCTTTCCGATTGGCTCAGATTGAGACTTGTGTGCAGATTGCTCTTCAGCAGCTTGCTACACTAGCGACCATCACCATTGGCAACCACTGTCACAACGACAACGGATTTGCGTTGGCACTGCCGCCTCACCTGGCCCTCCTGAGTCTCCTCAATAGACCGCAGGTTTCATCAGTTGGGTTTAACGTgagcacaaacagaaaaacGTACAGAAACAAAAGTCTTTCTGCTGCCATGTACCACCAGCACTCCCAACAACAAGGGCCACCGCCTTTCTCTAGTGGGCCGAGACCTCCTCATCATCAGCAGCCCCCAAATCCGCATCAGAATCGTCCTCCCTCGAATATGCTGTCGCCGGTGATGGGTTTCCAGTTCCCTCGTCCTACACAGCTTCCCGATGAGCTGGAGTCTGCCCTGGCTATCCGGGGTGCTAGAGATGTGGATCACCGCCACATTGACCACATGAACCAACCGAACCAACACCAGAACCAAGGCTCTGCTTCTGGGATCAGTCAACATGGAAGTTACGGCTCTAACCCAATGACACTCTCCTCCGATAATCAGTCCGGTCAACAGCAAGGAGTAGACTGGTCCAGCTACCAACCTCCAACTAAACTATTTGCAAGTCCTCCGCCGAGTGCTGGCCATCAGTCCCAAAGACAACAGGGGCCTCAACAGCAGCCACAGAGCAGCCATGCTGGAACAAGCATCCCAAGCTGGGCAGCCACAGTAAGTGACTCGCCATCCCCGCAAGCACGGCACCCCAATGCTGGCGGAAGTGGTGGCAGTGGGGATGGTCCGGCTTTGTACACACCAGAGAGTGCAGGAAGCATCCTGGCTAGCTTTGGACTCTCAAATGAGGACTTAGAAGTGCTGAGTCACTACCCTGATGATCAGCTGACCCCAGATACTTTACCGTTCATACTTCGTGACATCCAAATCAACAAGACGGGCAACCAGAAGACTGTGGCCTCTACGTCGTCATCGTCCTTCCCACGCAGTGTTCGTGATATGCCGCTGCCTCCTTCCCGCTCTTCACCATTGAAACGTTCACGCTCACCAGAAGTGCCCAGCCTTCTTACTGTTACACAGACAGCCGGCAAAGTCATTGACTATGGTCATGCCAGTAGGGCGAAGGCAGAGACTGGTACCAGAGAAACATTCAAGAGAGAGCGGCTCTCCAATGACAGGACAGTTAAAATGTACCCGTCATTCTCGTCATCAGCTCCAAAGTTGGAGAAAACAGAAAGGCGGCAGGTTCGTCTGGAACACAATGAGTCAAGTAAGCACGGAGACCGGGACTATCGCAGGACGGGTAGCGACCATCGCAAGAGCAGTCGGTCACCTGGGAGAGAATTTGCACGGTCATCCAAATCTCGTAATCTGGACCGGGACTACAGGCGCGACGCACCCAAACCTAGGCCGCCATCTGAAGCCAAAAGCGAAGCATCCTCGAGACGGTCTCTGTCCTCTTCGTCTGGCTCAAGACCACGCGTCAGCAGCAAAAAGTTACCGACCCCCACCATGATAAGTGATTTCTCAGCTGTGTCGCCAAAGGTGTATCCCCATACCTGCTCCCTGTGCCACTCACAGTGTGATCAGGAAAAG GACTGGGTTGACCATGTTAACACCGTCAACCACACTGCTGCCTGCAGAGACCTGCGCAACAA GTACCCTGGCTGGAAACCGTATCTACCAAG TCGGAGCGGCCGATATGGCAGCCGGGCTCTGTGGGACCCCATGGCCCACTCTCCATCCCACTCGGTGTCTCGATCGCTCTCTGGCTCTCGCACCCCAAGTCCTCCTCCCAGCAAGCACCGAGTGGCCCCCCGTCCCCACAGGGCGAACAAGGgccctttctctcctcacaaTCAGGCCCGGCTGCAATACTACAAAG AGCATCCTCCTCAAAGGGGCGTGAAGCGTCCTCATGAGGATTTCAACAAGTTCTCGCCCGGAGCCGGCCAACATCCCCCCTCCTCTAAGGCGGGTTATAGCTCCAAACACGGACCACTACAGACCCCCGCCAAAACGGGCAAGAGTGGGACGAAGCCCGGAACCAAGCCGACCAAGACG TCTGCCAAAGTCCCACCAGCCAAGCGGAAGAAGAAAACGGTCCCTCCCGCCTCCCAGGACCCGTTTGATGCAAACCGCCTGGTGTATCTGACAGGCATCCCGAAGGATGCGTCCGAGCAGGATGTCACCGACTTGGTGGGGTCCTTCGGCAAGATCAACAATGTGATCCTCATGGCGTgctcggaggaggagagacacaaCGGGGAAGGACAAAAG GCGTCTGTTTGCATGGTGAAGGCTGATTGCGCCCTGACGTTGGCCAACTCCACAAATCTCTCCATCAGAGGCCAACAAATCAGTGCTTCAATCGCAAAG aaaacTAAAGCAGGCCCGTCTTTGGACACGACCAACAG CAAACCGGCTCCAGTGCAGGACAACGCAGACCCCGAGGGAGAATCTGGTATCAAGACGAGGAACTGTGAGTCTGCAACACCTGCCGACAAAATAG TAGGCGAGGCTGACCAGAAGACGTCTGATGAG AGCATGGTGTTGATCACAGGACTTCCGGAGAGCGGCTGGACGGAGAGCGACATCCTCCAGCTGGTCCAGACCTTCGGAACTCCCTCCGACGTCATCACTGCAACACAAATCGGAAAG GTCCTCGTGTCAGTGCCAGACATGGAGGTTGCTCAAGAGATGGTGAAAGTCCACACCTCCAAGCCGGCAAGGATTCAAGACCGTGAGCTGAAGATGACGCATCTCCGGCCGCGCGTTGGCCTCAACACGCCG GTGGCTCTCTACAACCTGCTGATGGGATCACTGGACCCGTTG GAGAGTTCTGTTGCTGTCGGCTGGAGCAGCCTGTTGGTGATCAGTAATGTTCCCAGCACGCCGTCCGGCCCTGCCGAGGTCCAGAAACTGGTGCGACGCTTTGGTACTGTCATCAAGACCCTGGAGCTCAACAATATG GTCATTTGTGAGATGGCGACTGCAGCTATGGCCTTGTCCGTGTACAAGCGCTTCCAGAAGTTCCCGTGCATCATCCACAACAACCCGCTGTTCTTCTCCCGCAAGCCTGACCCCAAAGTCAACACTCAGACCAAAGTCGTCCCGGCATCCCTGGACTCAGCTGAG GACATCACTGCGACTGGCACAGGCAGCCAAGCagcagacaaagacaaagacacaacgcACACAGAGAGTTCTGATTCTCCATCAGAGGGGATCAAAAAAGAAGGCGATAGTAAGGATGCCAAGCTGCAAAGCACCGACAAGACGGTTGGTGAAGACGAAGCCTTGAAAGAAAACAGGAGCCAAGATGAGGACATGAAAAAAGACCCGCTCACTGTTGCTGCTTCTGACTCTTTGGCTGCACCACAAACCGAAGCAGATCTGGAGACACACCTGAGGGAAAGATCAGATGTTGAAACGGTTCTGGAGACAGTCGAGGAGAACAAAGGTGTCGATAACGAGACTCATGCTGatgaagagacaaagacaaagacttcTAGTTCTGACGGCGAAGCAGCTTCCCAGGAGGCGGCCATGCCAGAGCACCCAGAG GTTACACAGGAGATGGTGAACGCACTGCTTGTGGAGTGCAGAACAAGAACCGTGGGCCCAGCAGCTCCCTCCAACGGGGGACACGGGGTGGCGCACATGGAGACAGAGCGGAGTAACAAAGCAGCCGAGGAGACCAAAGAGCAAGCCAAGAGCCACACAGAGGACCACTTGAAGAAGAAGGACCGGGAGCTAAAAGAGAAGGCGGCAcgaaaggagaaggaggccagggacaagcagaggagggaaaaggagaggagggactgggagaagaaggagaggaccAGGCGAGAGAGGGAGCAGAATGAAAAGGCCAgacgggacagagaggaggagaggagagaaagagagtggcgggagaggaagagagcctACAGTGAAGGTCTGTCAGGGTCACGGCCGTCCTCCTGGTCCGAGGGACACAAGCAGAGCTCCTGGAGTGATGGACAGTGCAACAACACTGAAGCAGAGACCGAAATG GTGGACGAGGAGTTTGATGACTTCCCATTCAACTTAAGCGACTTTGTGACAGTAGATGAAGTTGGAGATGTGAACGACCTTCCTTCCTCTACTTCCCCCTCGGTTCCCATGGAAACCGccgagggaggggaggatgcTCCTACGTCCGTCCAACAGGAATCTCCAGGG GTCATGCCCACGGCGGTTTCCACGGAAACATGCGTGTCAGATGTCCCAGCACCCCTGGTGACGGGTGATGAACCTGTGACTGTGTCGACAGCTGTGACGTCAGATGTTTTTCAGTCATCAGATTTAATTGCTGCAGCTTCCACGGACGCAGCACTGGGGGACGCTTCGCGAGAGGACGCTTCACAGGGGAACGCTTCGCAGGGGGACACTTCACAGGGGGACGCTTCACAGGGGGACGCTTCGCGAGAGGACGCTTCACAGGGGGACGCTTCACAGGGGGACGCTTCACGAGGTGACGCTTCGCAGGCGGACGCTTCGCAGGCGGACGCTTCGCAGGCGGGCGCTTCGCAGGCGGGCGCTTCGCAGGCGGACGCTTCGCAGGCGGGCGCTTCGCAGGCGGACGCTTCGCAGGCGGGCGCTTCGCAGGCGGGCGCTTCGCAGGCGGGCGCTCCAACCAGCCGAACGCCTGCGCCAACATGTCCACCAAAAGCACCGGAGACCACACCTCTGATAG